The following is a genomic window from Nitrospira sp..
TTGCCTTGCCGTTCCCGCCTATGCGGAACGTGACGCCGCTCAAGCCGACCGCATTCTCACCCGCGGTGTCATAGTAAAACGTGTCGCGGTCATAGTGCGTCAGTGGATACGCTGACATTTTCGGCCCCTGGTGCATCACGAGCGTGTCGTCCTGTACGCCGATTTCGAGCTTGCCGTAGAAAGCGGCCTCGTAGGTGCCGACATAGACGGCGTTTGGTAGGGCAGGCGAAGACGATCGGGGTGCTTTGGCGTAGTCAATGGGGCTGCGTCCTTCTTTGGCCATCTCCTCAAAGATCGGTTGAAGAAAAGCGAACCAATCGCGCCGCACCTTGCCGTAGGTGGCTAAGTCGAGGAAGCTCAACGCCAGCGCTTCCGGTACACCAATCGGCTGCGCGTTGGTCAGGACGACAATACCCAGCCGGTCGGCCGGCACGAGGTTGACCACCGTCGCGGCGCCCAAGGCAAACGCGCCCGAATGGCCCAGCCTGACCCGCCCCAACTCGTCGTAATCCACATTCCACCCTAACCCGTAGAAGCCATATCGTTCTGCGGCCGACTGTATGGGCAGAGGCTTCCTCACCATATGAGGACGATACGTTTCCGCCAACGCCTCTGCCGGGACAATGGGTTGACCATTGAAAGTGCCGTTGTTCAGATGCAGGCGTATCCACCGGGCCATGTCGTTGACGCTTGAGCTCGCGCCGCCCGCCGGCGATTGAACGTCGGGCTTGCGCTGATATTTGGCTACCCATCGACCGTCCATCCACACATGGCTGCGCGCGCGATTCGTCCGGGCCAGGAAGTCGGACAGGCGCGAGCTTGTGGACCCCATACCCAATCGTTTGTAGAGCCGTTCCTCGGAAACCTCTTCCCAGGGCTTACCGGCAGTGTTGGCGGCGGCGATGGCCCCTTCGGTCAGGCCGAAATTCGTATAGGCATACTGCGAGCGAAAGTCGTTCTTGGTGGGAACAAAGCGGAGACGGCGTAAGACCTCCGTGCGGTCGTACTCCATGTCCTCCAGCAAGTCACCCGCGTGTTCAGGCAACCCGCTCCGATGTGAATACGTGTCACGGATCGTGAGTGCAGTTGTCACGAAAGGCTCATGCATGTGAAAGCCGGGATCGTGATCGATGACACGATCGTCCCATGTCACCACGCCGTCCGCGACCAACCCGGCAATCACTGTCGAACCGATCGGCTTGGAGACCGAGGCGAGTTGAAACACGGTGTCCGGGTCCACGGCCTCCGGCTTGTCTATTTCGCGCATACCGAAACCCTTGGCATAGACGACCTGATCATTGTATGTCACCGCAATGGCTAGGCCCGGTATGCCTGTCTTCTTGAGGAGACCTGTGGTCAACTTCTCCAGTTCGGGCAACGCCGTCTTCACCCTGTCCGGAGTGACCCCAGGCACTGCAGAGTCTTCGGTCCGCTCCGAGCTGTTGCGGACTTGTGCGTCAATGGGAAGGGACGAAGCCGGACGATCCGCTGCGCACCCTGCCAGGGAGAAGCCTCCCACGAGGGGGGCGAGCACGCCGATCGCGCTGGGAGCCAAACGCAGCGCAGTTACCACGGTAGCAGCAGCGGCTGAATCGAGGAGGGCGGCGCCGAACGCGGAGCTGACTCTATGGACCGTACGTATGTTGTTGAGCATGGTACGCCATGCTCCCAGAAATCGTCGTGATCGGGCTTGTTCTAGGCATTTCCACCTGCCGAGGTTCCAGGTGAAGGTGGAGGAATGGGTCGTCGTTAGGAAAGGTGCCATGTTGTTTGCAGACCCAGGAAGGGGAGTCCGACGAGATGTCTCTAATGCCCATGGTCTGCCGTCAGAGACTCCGGTTCGCCGGATAATTGCGCATAATACGTAGATTATGTCAAGGTGTTCGACGGCCGGTGCGTTCGGGCAGGGAGCTTCCTTGGATCGAACGGAGTGGAGTGCCCGGCATCCCCTTCGAAGCCGCGGTTTGCGGCCGGAAGATAC
Proteins encoded in this region:
- a CDS encoding Beta-lactamase class C-like and penicillin binding proteins (PBPs) superfamily / DUF3471 domain, with protein sequence MLNNIRTVHRVSSAFGAALLDSAAAATVVTALRLAPSAIGVLAPLVGGFSLAGCAADRPASSLPIDAQVRNSSERTEDSAVPGVTPDRVKTALPELEKLTTGLLKKTGIPGLAIAVTYNDQVVYAKGFGMREIDKPEAVDPDTVFQLASVSKPIGSTVIAGLVADGVVTWDDRVIDHDPGFHMHEPFVTTALTIRDTYSHRSGLPEHAGDLLEDMEYDRTEVLRRLRFVPTKNDFRSQYAYTNFGLTEGAIAAANTAGKPWEEVSEERLYKRLGMGSTSSRLSDFLARTNRARSHVWMDGRWVAKYQRKPDVQSPAGGASSSVNDMARWIRLHLNNGTFNGQPIVPAEALAETYRPHMVRKPLPIQSAAERYGFYGLGWNVDYDELGRVRLGHSGAFALGAATVVNLVPADRLGIVVLTNAQPIGVPEALALSFLDLATYGKVRRDWFAFLQPIFEEMAKEGRSPIDYAKAPRSSSPALPNAVYVGTYEAAFYGKLEIGVQDDTLVMHQGPKMSAYPLTHYDRDTFYYDTAGENAVGLSGVTFRIGGNGKAIGVTVENLNREGLGMFTRTMGK